From a region of the Microbacterium sp. nov. GSS16 genome:
- a CDS encoding polysialyltransferase family glycosyltransferase has protein sequence MSRTIQLFALHSAYGLMTAVAAIDAGLLGDDDVERILVPMNTAAVPETAPDLESVPRLAPLRARFDRIEPLNPLLDPLHPTTWHPDEQDLPMLERLLRRTWALHDARLELFVQSPQVAPARTLMALFSQAQLNVIGDGLMTYSPIRSAMPRQVTERVARVVHPDVVPGVVPLVFAETGAIPVPVDPADHGRVLCEVGQAQPDAVLDALVSPDVPTALVLGQYLSALGLMSQDDETSLQTRMIDRAADAGAQRVVFKPHPSAPPALSDALGQRAFARGLAFATYAGDQPAEYVAHRLGAAAVIAGFSTALPTARTVFGIPGHAVGSDTVLARLTPYENSNRVPAAIVDALERGVATDELQGIVDAVGYAMQPHIVGHLRPRAIAALATMTGRDRERYVPSDRLRALDLPGAPARGRWQRPGRQAGGVGRWEELQLTAAGAKRRARRVWKAATGR, from the coding sequence ATGAGCCGGACGATTCAGCTGTTCGCCCTGCACAGCGCCTACGGGCTGATGACGGCAGTCGCCGCCATCGACGCAGGGCTGCTGGGAGACGACGATGTCGAGCGCATCCTCGTGCCGATGAACACCGCCGCGGTGCCCGAGACCGCACCCGATCTCGAGAGCGTGCCCCGGCTGGCCCCGCTGCGCGCACGATTCGACCGCATCGAGCCGCTGAACCCGCTGCTCGATCCGCTGCACCCGACCACCTGGCACCCCGATGAGCAGGATCTGCCGATGCTTGAGCGGCTGCTGAGACGTACGTGGGCCCTCCACGACGCCCGGCTCGAGCTGTTCGTGCAGTCGCCGCAGGTCGCACCGGCGCGCACGCTGATGGCGCTGTTCTCGCAGGCGCAGCTGAATGTCATCGGCGACGGGCTCATGACGTACTCGCCGATCCGCAGCGCCATGCCACGGCAGGTCACCGAGCGCGTCGCCCGCGTCGTGCACCCCGATGTCGTGCCGGGCGTCGTACCGCTCGTCTTCGCCGAGACCGGCGCGATCCCGGTGCCGGTCGACCCTGCGGATCACGGGCGGGTGCTGTGCGAGGTGGGGCAGGCGCAGCCGGATGCCGTTCTGGACGCCCTCGTGTCGCCCGACGTCCCGACGGCGCTGGTCCTCGGGCAGTACCTGTCGGCTCTCGGGCTGATGAGCCAAGACGACGAGACCTCATTGCAGACGCGGATGATCGACCGGGCGGCGGATGCCGGCGCGCAGCGCGTCGTGTTCAAACCGCACCCCTCCGCGCCGCCTGCGCTCTCGGATGCGCTCGGGCAGCGGGCATTCGCTCGAGGGCTCGCCTTCGCCACCTACGCCGGCGACCAGCCGGCGGAGTACGTCGCGCACCGCCTGGGGGCAGCGGCGGTCATCGCCGGGTTCTCGACCGCTCTGCCGACAGCGCGAACGGTGTTCGGGATCCCCGGACACGCCGTGGGATCCGACACGGTGCTCGCACGACTCACACCGTACGAGAACAGCAACCGAGTGCCCGCCGCCATCGTCGACGCCCTCGAGCGCGGCGTCGCGACGGATGAGCTGCAGGGCATCGTCGACGCCGTCGGATACGCCATGCAGCCCCACATCGTCGGGCATCTTCGGCCGCGCGCGATCGCGGCGCTGGCGACCATGACCGGCCGCGACCGTGAGCGATACGTGCCATCCGACCGACTGCGCGCCCTCGACCTGCCCGGTGCGCCCGCGCGGGGTCGGTGGCAGCGGCCGGGTCGCCAGGCCGGGGGAGTCGGGCGCTGGGAGGAGCTGCAGCTCACCGCAGCCGGCGCGAAGCGCCGCGCCCGCAGAGTCTGGAAGGCGGCGACCGGCCGATGA
- a CDS encoding acylneuraminate cytidylyltransferase — protein sequence MTENELTVAIIPARGGSKGVPGKNLRRVGGISLVERAVRAAAEARGVDLVVVSTDDAEIARVAAAAGARVITRPADLSSDTATSESAVLHALDALAADGVLVGTVVFVQATSPFIPSEGIAEAAAHIATDRYDSVFSAHETYGFLWRRDADQLATAVNHDASNRPRRQDREPHHLETGAFYAFTADGFRAAGHRFFGRIGIVDVPETSAIEIDDEHQLAVADALAALDPAPDAPIPASVLVTDFDGVHTDDTATVDTEGRESVRVSREDGMGVSRLRRAGIPMLILSTELNPVVARRAEKLQVPVLHGIEDKTAALESWAAENGIALADIAYVGNDVNDLAALDIVGWPIAVANAHPAVRAAARVVLTRRGGEGAVREVAERMLAAR from the coding sequence ATGACCGAGAACGAGCTCACTGTCGCGATCATCCCCGCGCGCGGCGGGTCGAAGGGCGTGCCGGGCAAGAACCTGCGGCGGGTCGGCGGGATATCGCTGGTCGAACGCGCGGTTCGCGCTGCTGCAGAGGCTCGAGGCGTGGACCTGGTGGTCGTCAGCACCGACGACGCCGAGATCGCACGCGTCGCCGCCGCGGCGGGTGCGCGGGTCATCACGCGCCCAGCCGATCTGTCGAGCGACACCGCGACGTCGGAGAGCGCGGTGCTGCACGCCCTCGACGCGCTCGCCGCCGACGGCGTCCTGGTCGGCACCGTGGTCTTCGTGCAGGCGACGTCCCCCTTCATCCCGAGCGAGGGCATCGCCGAGGCCGCCGCGCACATCGCGACCGACCGCTACGACAGCGTTTTCTCCGCTCACGAGACCTATGGCTTCCTCTGGCGACGGGATGCCGATCAGCTGGCCACCGCGGTCAACCACGACGCGTCGAACAGGCCGCGCCGGCAGGACCGCGAGCCGCACCACCTCGAGACCGGGGCGTTCTACGCCTTCACCGCCGATGGCTTCCGCGCGGCGGGTCACCGGTTCTTCGGCCGCATCGGCATCGTCGACGTGCCCGAGACCTCCGCCATCGAGATCGACGACGAGCACCAGCTCGCCGTCGCAGACGCTCTCGCGGCGCTCGACCCCGCACCGGATGCCCCGATCCCGGCATCCGTGCTCGTCACCGACTTCGACGGGGTGCACACCGACGACACGGCCACGGTCGACACCGAGGGCCGCGAGTCGGTGCGGGTGAGCCGGGAGGACGGTATGGGCGTCTCGCGGCTGCGCCGCGCGGGTATCCCGATGCTCATCCTCTCCACCGAACTGAACCCCGTCGTCGCTCGTCGGGCTGAGAAGCTGCAGGTGCCGGTGCTGCACGGCATCGAAGACAAGACCGCCGCTCTGGAGTCGTGGGCCGCCGAGAACGGCATCGCGCTCGCCGACATCGCCTACGTCGGCAACGACGTGAACGACCTCGCCGCCCTCGACATCGTCGGCTGGCCGATCGCCGTGGCGAACGCCCACCCCGCCGTGAGGGCGGCCGCGCGCGTCGTCCTGACTCGTCGCGGTGGCGAGGGAGCGGTGCGCGAGGTTGCCGAGCGCATGCTCGCCGCGCGCTGA